A single Spirochaetota bacterium DNA region contains:
- a CDS encoding PAS domain S-box protein — protein MKSSDVNEIQLRLLVENTLDIIYSYDIRGIFTYVSPSVRITGYDQREVIGRPMIEFIHPDDRQAVAEAYRRAVIEGYVRSADEAQPPPLFFRIMKKDGGTVTVEVISNVVRDAVGSVTMVTGILRDITERVRIEEKLRENETRYRMLVENTSDIIFSYDTEKRITYVSPSVKNFGFSADEVVGSSALSFVHPEDHAYVARMMDDVIVNGIDRTVTFRVVLKDGSVRVMEETSKAVHDNDGIITNVTGIMRDVTDRVAMERALKERTEELEVLNRVIIAGSQSSVHDLLPRILDIMLSYIQFPIGACYRIEGNAVNLICQRGISADKTGQVKMLPLSDPEVHPLFTEKAIFEDMIDTKSVVLARLFSIASAAIVPIVSADRVIGAFICAHREPHHFTESEKRILFAVGKEAGANVAKIMADEHSRNIEASLSQKTRGIANAQVLQRNLNTKLLPPIPDIDIAACYMPSEELGGDFFDIRKTGARLTVIIADCSGHGIEASMAATLLKAIADRHIAYLAQGEPEAFLTRVNRDTASYFSEQHFPSMFAATINIGTKEIVYANAGTPPPFIVGGGAVERLAQGKGFLLGYDAHTVYERRSRTLHPGEIIAITSDAFLGIVRNGKIVLDTDGLIPLFARFGRGVKGDINGFLSEISGISPLPLSDDATVILIEHIPPEERHIELRRISEITAASESIGECLVRRGYTLEDVNSVRIAFDELCVNAIEHGNHGNAKKSVVVDAVITCEKTAITVTDEGKGFDPSSVPDPTSPAVLRTYLETRGDAVSRGRGIWITRRITDSLVFTENGSRAAFTKKRRPAHTDFHYATPARRNVRRTPERTLEDGMLVWHSDMTVNDIKGLRSKNLTIDLGDIPMLPSMEIGALIIIHRHCTRKGIALSLISSSDHLKRTLSDLGLAPGS, from the coding sequence ATGAAAAGTTCCGATGTGAACGAGATACAGCTTCGGCTGCTCGTCGAGAACACTCTCGACATCATCTATTCATACGATATCCGCGGGATATTCACCTATGTAAGCCCGAGCGTCCGCATCACCGGGTACGATCAACGCGAGGTCATCGGACGGCCGATGATCGAATTCATACACCCCGACGATCGGCAGGCGGTCGCCGAAGCATACCGGCGCGCGGTCATCGAGGGGTATGTCCGGAGCGCCGACGAAGCGCAGCCCCCGCCGTTGTTCTTCCGTATCATGAAAAAAGACGGCGGCACGGTGACCGTCGAGGTCATAAGCAACGTCGTCCGTGACGCTGTGGGCTCGGTGACCATGGTGACCGGCATACTCAGGGATATAACCGAACGTGTCCGCATCGAGGAGAAGCTTCGGGAGAACGAGACACGCTACCGGATGCTTGTCGAGAATACGAGCGACATCATCTTCTCCTACGACACGGAAAAACGCATAACCTACGTAAGCCCCAGCGTGAAGAATTTCGGTTTCTCCGCGGATGAGGTCGTCGGCAGCTCAGCGCTTTCGTTCGTTCACCCCGAGGACCATGCCTACGTCGCACGCATGATGGACGATGTCATCGTGAACGGCATCGACCGCACGGTGACGTTCCGCGTCGTTCTCAAGGACGGAAGCGTACGGGTAATGGAGGAAACGAGCAAAGCGGTACACGACAATGACGGCATCATAACGAATGTCACCGGCATCATGCGCGATGTGACCGACCGGGTGGCCATGGAGCGCGCACTGAAGGAGCGTACTGAAGAACTGGAAGTGCTCAATCGCGTCATTATCGCCGGTAGTCAGTCATCCGTGCACGATCTGTTGCCGCGCATACTCGACATCATGCTCTCCTACATCCAATTCCCCATCGGCGCGTGCTACCGCATCGAGGGGAATGCCGTGAACCTCATATGCCAGCGCGGCATCTCCGCGGACAAGACCGGGCAGGTGAAAATGCTCCCGCTCTCCGACCCTGAAGTGCATCCGCTGTTCACGGAAAAGGCCATTTTTGAGGATATGATAGATACGAAGAGCGTCGTGCTTGCGCGGTTGTTCTCCATCGCTTCGGCAGCCATAGTGCCTATCGTCTCTGCCGACCGCGTGATAGGCGCTTTTATCTGCGCTCACCGGGAACCGCATCACTTCACTGAAAGCGAAAAACGCATCCTTTTCGCCGTGGGGAAGGAGGCGGGCGCGAACGTCGCGAAGATAATGGCCGATGAGCATTCGCGGAACATCGAGGCGAGCCTGTCGCAGAAAACGCGCGGCATAGCGAACGCCCAGGTGCTGCAGCGCAATCTTAACACGAAGCTCTTGCCGCCCATACCCGACATCGATATCGCCGCATGCTATATGCCGAGCGAGGAATTGGGGGGGGATTTCTTCGATATACGGAAGACCGGCGCACGCCTTACTGTCATCATCGCCGATTGTTCCGGTCACGGCATCGAAGCGTCGATGGCGGCGACACTGCTCAAAGCCATTGCCGACCGGCACATCGCCTACCTTGCGCAGGGGGAGCCTGAGGCTTTCCTCACCCGTGTCAATCGCGACACCGCATCGTATTTTTCCGAGCAGCACTTCCCCTCGATGTTCGCCGCCACGATCAATATCGGAACGAAGGAGATCGTGTACGCGAACGCCGGCACACCGCCGCCGTTCATCGTCGGGGGAGGCGCGGTGGAACGGCTTGCGCAGGGAAAGGGATTCCTTCTCGGATATGATGCGCATACCGTCTATGAACGCCGGTCGCGAACGCTTCACCCGGGAGAGATCATCGCGATCACCTCGGATGCGTTCCTCGGCATCGTACGCAACGGGAAGATCGTGCTCGATACCGACGGCCTTATCCCCCTCTTTGCGCGGTTCGGCCGCGGCGTGAAAGGGGATATCAATGGCTTCCTGTCAGAGATAAGCGGCATCTCTCCGCTGCCGCTCTCCGATGATGCCACGGTCATACTCATCGAACACATTCCGCCGGAAGAACGGCATATCGAGCTCAGGCGTATCAGCGAGATCACCGCGGCTTCCGAATCGATAGGCGAATGCCTCGTGCGCCGCGGGTATACACTGGAGGATGTCAATTCGGTGCGCATTGCGTTCGATGAACTGTGCGTGAACGCTATCGAGCACGGCAATCATGGCAATGCGAAAAAATCCGTGGTCGTCGACGCGGTCATCACCTGTGAAAAGACCGCGATAACCGTGACCGACGAGGGCAAAGGCTTCGACCCGTCATCGGTGCCGGACCCCACGTCCCCGGCGGTCTTACGCACGTACCTTGAAACGAGGGGCGATGCCGTTTCACGCGGCCGCGGGATATGGATAACGCGCCGCATCACCGACTCGCTCGTATTCACGGAGAACGGGAGCCGTGCGGCGTTCACGAAAAAACGCCGGCCGGCGCATACGGATTTTCACTATGCAACACCGGCCCGGCGGAACGTCAGACGAACTCCCGAGCGGACGCTCGAGGACGGCATGCTGGTGTGGCACAGCGATATGACGGTGAACGATATCAAAGGCCTTCGGTCAAAAAACCTTACCATCGACCTCGGGGATATTCCCATGCTCCCCTCAATGGAGATCGGCGCGCTCATCATCATCCATCGTCACTGTACGCGCAAAGGGATAGCCCTCTCGCTCATCTCATCGAGCGATCATCTCAAGCGCACCCTGAGCGACCTCGGCCTTGCCCCCGGCTCGTGA